CATTACCCAAACAGGCTGATGTTGATGGAAATGGGACCATTGATTATTCTGAGTTTGTATCGGCGACAATGCACATGAATAGATTGGAGAAGGAAGACCACATACTTAAAGCATTTGAATACTTTGATAAGGACCACAGCGGGTAACTGAACTTTGAACTTGGCATATAATAATAGTTTTGACTGTTTGCATTGATTTTCTGATTGCTTAAATCTTCTTGTGCAGATACATAACAGTAGATGAGTTGGAAGAAGCTCTGAAGAAATATGACATGGGGGACGATAAAACAATTAAAGAAATCATTGCTGAAGTAGATACAGATAATGTAAGTTGTGTGAACATGTTGACATGTTTCCATATACCATCATCTCCTTTTGAGTTTTTGCATGGAGTGATCTCACCGATTTATATTACTGATCTATGTACACATAGTGAAGTAAATTCACGTGAGATAAATTGTACAAGAGTCAAGCTCTGATATAAATGCACGCAGTATATCTTCACAAGTGTTAGAACTGAAATAGCGAAGGTGCTAATAGTTATGTTCTATTTATGTCCAGGACGGAAGAATCAACTACCAGGAGTTCGTTGCTATGATGAGAAACAACAGCCCTGAGATTGTTCCAAATCGGAGACGCATGTTTTAAATTTCTCTGCAGTTAGTAAATTGATACTGCCCAGACACCTTCGTGGCCCCATTATCTCTGAAAAACATTTCTGAGGGGTGTGCTACTTTCATGCCATCGTCCcccatcttttcttttggcgTGTATCCTCGATCATATGCTGTACCGAGTATGCTGTGATCATATACTTGCTGCCTCTGGACCATTTATTAGAACATATACATTGTAAAACAGCTTTTAATGATAATATCAAGCAAGACTTTTATTCTGGACGAACACAACCCAAATTTTCTTCTGAATTTGCCAGCTGCGAAATGCTGCTCCTTTTTTTGCGGGGCGTTAACATGGTCATTACACTCTGTGTTTAACACGGCCAACACCTCATCCTCCGGACCGGAAACCAGCTAAACTGCTGTCCTCCCCTCACGTCTCCAAATATTGGCTAAAGTGTGACTCGCTATGTCTTGAGATCTGTACTGATCTTTGCAAACTTTAAACGCCCTTCCATCAAGCAATAACCACTTGATCTCGTTGATAAGAAACATAAGAGATGATCTGTCCCTGTCAGTTGCCAGTACCATAGAAAGCGCCTAGCACAATCCAACTCAACTAGCACAGGCTACGTGGACCACTGAAGAGTCAAAGCGAAATGCCGCTCTGGGAACATTGCTTTTGGACTTTTGGTGTTCTGGGAAACTAACCGCTTGCCGAGGGTTGAGCTGGTTCTCTACTTATGACGTCTAAAACATCATCGAAAATTGACAACAACTGTTCATCCACTTTTCTTATCCTTTCAATCTGGCATGCACTACTAGTCTTGCTTCTCCCATCAGAACATGAATCGGCTCTTGTTACTCACATCACACTGACAAACACTAGCCATGTATCTAATTTTCTAACGGAGGTTCATTTGTCAAGCAAAGAGGAACGGTAGTACTAGCACATCGAACTAATTGTCATTGGCTCTTGTTACTCACATCACACTGACAAACACGGATACCAGTCGCAGCCGCCTGTAGCTCCCGCCGCCCAATCCGGCCACTGCGCGAGGAAGAACACAATTCAATACTCTGtacatccaaacaagaaaTTGCAGTTGACTGTTTCCTTTTGTCCCGACAAACAATATTTTGCAAGCCAACAACAAAATTGGTATTACGGCCCATTTCATTACAAACTGATTTGGCGTTCTACCCCAATTCAATTCCAAGCTCACAATACCGACATCGAAACGAAGCCTTGGTGTTTCGTGTATTATGTACAAACAAAATACTAGCGCTTGTGTGGTGCAGTGGAATTCTTCGTGTAACGACGACAGAAAAAAGCAGAGCAAACAAACAGCGACGAGATCACGACAGGACCGTCTTGAGCTTGTAGTTCTTTGCAAACGCGGTGTAGACGAAGAAGTTGATCATGGAAATGGCGGCCATGATCCAGAAGAAGTAGTCGAGGTGGCCCTTGTTGAGGTCGTCGGAGATCCAGCCAGGGCTGTCCGCCGTGGCCGTGAACACCTCGATGATTCCGTAAATGAGCGAGCTCATGTAGCTCCCCAGCGCGATGGTGAGCAGGGCCAGCGACGTGCACGTGCTCTTCATGGCGTCCGGCGCCTCGTTGTAGAAGAACTCGAGCTGCGCGATGTAGCAGAAGACCTCCCCGCCGGCCAGGAAGAAGTACTGCGGCAGCTGCCAGGCGATGGTGAtctcctcgccgcgcgccgcgcTGCTGAGGCGGCTCATCTCCACGAGCGCCGCCAGCGACATGGAGATGGCCATGAGCACGCGCCCGGCGCCCATCCTCCGCAGCTGCGACGGCTCTTCGACGGAGAAGGCGCTCAGCACGGGCACGATGACGCTGCCGTAGAGGATCACCCACGCGATCACGAAGAGCACCTCGAACGAGAGCAGCGCCGCGGCCGGCACGGAGAAGGACAGGATGTTCATGTCCATAACGCTGCCCTGCTGGATGAATGTGGTGTTCATCTGGGAGTAGGCCGCGGAGACGATGATGCTGGTCGCCCACAccggcagcagccgcaggAGAATCTTCAGCTCCTCCACCTGCGTGACCGTGCAGAGCTTCCAGGACGCGCTCGCCCCCGTCGCGTCGACCAGCTTCTGTTCCGGGTCATCCAGCTCCGAGAAGATGGCCGCTCTGTCGAGAAACCTGAACTCACTGGTGTGCGCGATCCTGGGCTGCAAGTCCGCCTTGTCGCTGACCTCGTAGAGAAGCCCGGCGTCGGAGGGCATCCTGAGGTTGACCTTCCTGCAGGCGGCCACGACCACCTGGCACAGGCTCTTGAGCGGCGTGCCCGTGGGCGTGCTGCGCTTGTACATGGGCGTGGCGAGCAGGAATGCGCCCAAGGCGAGCGCGATGCATGCCGTGGAGATCCCGAATCCCAGGCCCCAGCTGATGTTCTCCTGGATCCACACGATGAAGAGGCCGGACACGATGGGGCCGAAGTCGACGCAGAGGTAGAACCAGCTGAAGAATGCCGCCTTGTTCTCCCTGTCGGCCGCGCTCGTGTCGTCGAACTGCTCCGCGCCGAAGGGCAGCAGCGAGGACCGGatcccgccgctgccgagcgccacGAGGTAGAGCCCCACGAAGGCCAGCGTCTTGGTGCTGATGAACAGCGGGGAGGCGACCACCGGGAGGAACGCGGAGAAGGTGACCAGGAGCATCCCGAGGAGGTAGACGACGAGGGAGACGACGATGGTGTTGTAGTTGCCCCAGAAGCTGTCGGCGACGACGGCCCCGATGATCGGGGTGAGGTAGCTCGTGCCGAACCACGTGGTCACGTTGGACGCGCTGCTCACGTTGCTGCCGCGGAGCACCGTCTCCAGGTACACCACCA
The Brachypodium distachyon strain Bd21 chromosome 2, Brachypodium_distachyon_v3.0, whole genome shotgun sequence genome window above contains:
- the LOC100822947 gene encoding protein NRT1/ PTR FAMILY 8.3, with translation MERASNSTTPESRDRRGIMTSLPSPRPERASNSTTPEARDRRGAMNSLRIPSPRPDIFMRAASPRPDIFMRASSPRPDIVMDAAADMEIGVRAPLLRQLTFRRSFKRSKSLVPRIDEENQIEAPPPVDDEKEKPSSKAPFVVLGFECLESTAFNGISTNLVVYLETVLRGSNVSSASNVTTWFGTSYLTPIIGAVVADSFWGNYNTIVVSLVVYLLGMLLVTFSAFLPVVASPLFISTKTLAFVGLYLVALGSGGIRSSLLPFGAEQFDDTSAADRENKAAFFSWFYLCVDFGPIVSGLFIVWIQENISWGLGFGISTACIALALGAFLLATPMYKRSTPTGTPLKSLCQVVVAACRKVNLRMPSDAGLLYEVSDKADLQPRIAHTSEFRFLDRAAIFSELDDPEQKLVDATGASASWKLCTVTQVEELKILLRLLPVWATSIIVSAAYSQMNTTFIQQGSVMDMNILSFSVPAAALLSFEVLFVIAWVILYGSVIVPVLSAFSVEEPSQLRRMGAGRVLMAISMSLAALVEMSRLSSAARGEEITIAWQLPQYFFLAGGEVFCYIAQLEFFYNEAPDAMKSTCTSLALLTIALGSYMSSLIYGIIEVFTATADSPGWISDDLNKGHLDYFFWIMAAISMINFFVYTAFAKNYKLKTVLS